The DNA window AGGTGGACACAAGCCCAGAGACTTTTGCTGTCCCCCAGAAAcctaaaataaagcattctTCAGTGAAGGCCCTGAGCAGTTAAAGGTTTTATTTGTCCCATCTCCTCCATCCTGGAGAGGATCAGTGGGACAGGCTGTCTCTCCTGGGAAGTGGAGAGCCCACATGGCTTTGGGGGCTGTGTGGATTAGCCCAGCAGCCACCCATGGCTGTGTGCCTGCTGGAGGTGGCTTTAAGTCAACAGCAGTGAGGCAGCGTTTCTGCCAAGTGGTTTTTGGAGGGTGCAGGCTAACAAACAAGGACCAGGTAGGAGCTCCAGCAGCGTTagttagaaggaaaaaataatttaggaatTACGGTTACTGGCAGCAGAGGTGATGTGTAATATGGTCTGAGTTATGTGCTTTAATGAGATGGAGGTAATTAATTAATCCATTCAATACCAGTTGCAGTGAAGGGACTGGTGGAAGTGTAAGTCACCTGCTATAAAGCCAATGTTGGGGTCactggaggagagagaagctCCTCTGGGACTGTGACTCCCACAGCTTCCAGCACATCCCAACTTCCTGTGCCGGCTCAGGACCCCCAGTGCTGTGGAAACCCATTGGTGCTTCTTGGCATTAAATCCTCCTTAAAGCCACATACCAGCGACACACACACTGGGCCATTCCCTAattccctgtgccccatcctgggctgggcactgctcctctcctccGTGGCTCCATCGGGACGTGACCCCACCGTCTCCCAGCGAATGCCGGTGACGTCCCCGCGTGCCGGGGGAGCCAGGGGCTGGCGCAGGGACAGCGCTCGGGTTTCAGCAGCTGAATGATATCTTTCTGAACTCCAATTAGTTCCCAGGCACCGGCATAATGGCAGGTCCCTGCTGCCAAGATTAATGGCCCGGGTGGGATCCCGCGTGGCTGGGATGCCTGCGGGAATGCGGCACCTATTTATAGCGGGAGTGCAGGGCACGAGGCTGGtggccccgcgccgccgccttGGCCCCGGGGCCACCACAGGCTGACCCGGCCCACGTGTCACAGCAGCGTGGCCTTTTATAGCTGTGTCCTGCGAGGCACCCGCGGGGCTCTGCCTCCCCGTAGCTCCTGCTGGGTGTCAGGATTTAGAGGTTCTAGGGAGCTCACCGGGATAGGAATGAAGGGGGAGGTCTCAGAATCGCTGTTCTGAGCTGGAAtggacccacagggatcattgactccaactcctggccctgcacaggacaccccaacaaccccACTACGTGCCTGAGgacattgtccaaatgcttcttgagctgtcaggcttggtgctgtgaccccttccctggggaagaTGGGTGGAAGGTGGCTGGTGGTGGGCAGGGGAAGTTTGGGGGTagagggctgtgtgtgcagacTGTCTCCCGGTGGGAAAAGGGCTCCATTCTGGCACCTCAGGCTGCCGTGGCTTGGCTGCAGCGATTGGAGCTGGGCCCATCCAGCCACCTACAAATGTCAGCTGGAAAGCCAAGCTCGTGTCCCCACTCCTGCCACCCACTCCACTGACTTGGAGCTGGAGTGGGACCAGCAGGGATGGCTGGGGACGTGGCAGCAGGCACGTGTCTGCCCCGTACTGTTTTCCCCGAGCACCTCCAAAGGGAAGCCCTTTCCCTGGAGCCACTTAGCTGGTTCCACActcccccagggcaggaccGGGACTGGCATCCCGCCTGCTCAGCCAAAGTTTTCTGGCCAGTGTTGCCAAACTCATTCTCAGGATGTAGCTGTGGGGTCCCATCAATTTGTGGTGCCTTtcatctcccccttcccttAAACCCCAGGAGCTGGCTGCCATCCCAGCGTGGCTCTGAGGGCTCTGGCTCTGGAGCCAGGATCACTGGGGACTGAAAGCTGATTTCTTGTCCCTGGTTTGAGGCTCAcggggcagggctgagctctgaGCACGCACTCCATGGCTTTTCCTGGGGCCAGGCCAGGGTATTTGAGAGCTGTTACTCAGTTGGCAGCGGGACTGGCTGTACCAGCACAGTTTGGACTGTGTAATTTTGGCCTGGGACTCTTTCCCATTCCCCACCcctgcctgtgtgtgctgcccCAGGGACCTGATCAGGCTTGGATCTGTGAACTGATCTGGgttaaagggaagaaaaaaggggggaaaggcCATTTTTATCCCTCTTGGAGGGCTTCTTGTGCTGGGATGGTGGAGCAGAGGTACTGGGAGGGTCCTAGGTGTCATGTGggggtggtgagaccctggcacaggttgcccagaggagctgtggctgccccatccctgggagtgtccaaggccaggctggaaggggcttggaggaacctgggctagtggaaggtgtccctgcccatggcagggggtggaacaatgtgatctttaaggtcctttccaacccaaaccattctgtgattctgtgtccCCCTCTGGTGTGACCTCATCCACCACAGGGGTGCAGGGCATAGGACCCACAGCACCCATGGGTGGCATCTCTGGGGAGGTAATGGAGGGGACACCAGCTCCAGTGAAGGGGGTTTCAGCGGGGCAGGATGAGGCTGCTCTGGTCCATGCTGTGCCCTCAGCCGGGTGCTGCCTCTCTTCCAGTGAAGTACATGAAGGAGATCTCCCCTTACTTCAAGAACAACCCCGCGGGGGCCACGGTGAGCTGGGACCCCTCTCCTGGTGCCCCGCAGAAGCGATCCTCCCCCGTCCTGCCCCCTCGGGAGCTCCGGGAGGGCCGCACCGTGCCCCTGAAGATGTGCTACGTGTCCCGCAAGTGCCTCCCCACCGACCCGGAGCACAGGTCAGCgtgcggggctggggggtggcGATGCCGCCGCGCTGCCCCGGGGGGGCCGAGGGCCGGCGGGACCCAGCGGGGCCGTGTCCCTGCAGGTACTTGGAGGTGTGCTCGGCGGACGGCCGCGTCGCCCTCTTCCTGCGGGCGAAGGACGAGGCCACGGCGCAGTCCTGGCTCGCCGCCATCCAGGCCAACGCGGGCGCGCTGCTGCCGCGGGTGAAGGAGGAGCTGCGGGCACAGCTGGCGGGCGCGGGCACGGCGGCCGGACGGGAGGTCAAGCACGTGGGCTGGCTGACCGAGCAGGTAccccccgccccgcaccgccctGTGCCACCGCGCTGCTGGTGGCCCTGACCCAGTCGCTTTGCAGCTCCCCAGCGCCGGCACCAGGAACCTCCTGGCCGTCCTCACggagaaggagctgctgctgtacGGCAGCCTACCCCAGAGCCGGGATGCCCTGGGCAAGCCCACGCACAGCTACCCCCTCATCGCCACCAGGTAGGGGCCACTGGCCCGGTGCCCTCCTGCCCCGCACGGGGACAGTGGCGGGGGCTGGGAGTCAGGACAGAGCTCCAGGGGTCGTGACAGAGCCCCAGGGTGGTGGCAGTGACCAGGGGTGGTGGCTGTGACCAGAGGTGGTGGCAGGAACTGTGTGTCAGGGCAGAGCCCCACGCTGATGGCaggggatggtggtggtggcagaggCGTTTGAGGTGATGGTGGAGTCCCGGGGTGgtggcagggcagtggggggATGATGGCAGAGTCCTGGGCGTGGTGTTGGCAGGGCACTGGGGATAGTGACAGTGTCCAGGGGTGGTGTCAGGGCGCTGGGGACGGTGGGCTCAGAGCCCCGGGGCTGGTGCGGGGCTCAGTGCGGGGGCACTGGCAGTGTCCCGGGGCGGGGGCAGTGTCCCAGGGTggtgcagagccctggggctggTGCGGGGCTCAGTGCGGGGGCGGTAGCAGTGTCCAGGGGCGGTGGCACTGTCCCGAAGCAGGGGCAGTGTCCCGAAGCGGGGGCAGTGTCCCGGGGCGGTGGAGGTGTCCCGAAGCGGGGGCAGTGTCCAGGTGCGGTGGCAGTGTCCCGAAGCAGGGGCAGTGTCCCGGGGCGGGAGCGGTGTCCCGAAGCGGGGGCATTGTCCCGGGGCGGTGGCACTGTCCCGAAGCAGGGGCAGTGTCCCGAAGCGGGGGCAGTGTCCCGGGGCAGTGGCGGTGTCCCGAAGCGGGGGCAGTGTCCCGGGGCAGTGGCGGTGTCCCGAAGCAGGGGCAGTGTCCCGGGGCGGTGGCGGTGTCCCGGGGCGGTGGCGGTGTCCCGAAGCGGGGGCAGTGTCCCGGGGCCGGTGCGGGGGCTCATCCCGGGGGCTCCGTGCGGGGGTTCGGGCGCTGCGGGGGCTCATCCGCGGGGCtgcagcgccccctgccggccccgccgcgcagCCACCGCGGAGCGGGATGCGGGGCTGGGACGGTGCGGGATgcggggctgtgctggggctgtgcgGTGCTGAGATGCGGTGCTGAGATACTGTGCGGGATGCTGTGCGGTGCTGAGGTGCGGTGcggggtgctggggctgtgcgGTGCTGAAGTTTCGTGCTGAGGAGCAGTGCGGGGTGCTGGGACGTTGTGGAGCGCGGTGCGGGGGCGGTGCTGAGGTGCAGCGCTGGGGTGCGGTGCGGGCTGCGGGGCTGTGCTGGAACTGTGCGGTGCTGAGGTGCGGTGCGGGATGCGGGGTTGTGCTGGGGCTGTACTGGAGCTGTGCGGTGCTGAGGTGCGGTGCAGGATgcggggctgtgctggggctgtgctggggctgtgcgGTGCTGAGGTGCGGTGCGGGATGCGGGgttgtgctggggctgtgctggaacTGTGCGGTGCTGAGGTGCGGTGCGGGATGCGGGgttgtgctggggctgtgctggaacTGTGCGGTGCTGAGATGCGGTGCTGAGGTGCGGTGCGGGTGGGCGATGCCGGGACATTTCGGTGCGGGGCGCGGtgctgaggctgtgctgggacgATGCGGTGCTGAGATGCGGTGCAGAGGTGCGGGGCGCGGTGCTGAGCGCTGTCCCTGGCGCAGGCTGGTGCACTCGGGGCCGGCGAAGGGCTCGGCGCTGTACGAGGCCGAGCGCTCGTTCGCGCTGCGCGCCGGCAGCCGGCTGGGCGTGCAGACCCacctcttcagcctggagagccCCCGGGAGCTCGCCCTGTGGACGCGGCTGCTGGTGGACGGCACCCACGGCGCCGCAGAGCTGGCCCAGGAGGTGTCGGCAGGTCagcggggggccgggggggccgggcgGTGCGGGGGGACCCCCGGCtcacccctgtcccctccccgtCCCCAGCCTGCACGTGGAAGGGGCAGGAGTGCACCCTGACCGTCCACATCGACAAGGGCTTCACCATCTCCACCACGGAGCCCGGGCTCAGCAGGaccatcctgctccagcagcccttCGAGAAGCTGCAGATGTCCTCGGATGACGGCACCAAGATGCTCTACCTGGACTTTGGTGGCCCAGAGGGAGAGATCGTGAGTTGGCTTTGCCTTCAGCACCCCCCACCCACACTCCCACCAGTcccaggggagagggggagcaaAGAACCCGCCCTGTGTACAGCACCCATCCTGCCTGGCATGGGAGTGAGGCATGGCCCATCCTTCTGCCCCAGCCAGGGTGCACAGCTCTTCCCAGGGCCCCAGGGTAAGGCTGTGGTAGAGACTGGGGGGGTCTGGGTGGTCCCTAGCTGAAAGCTGCTCCAGGAACAGCCTTCCCCTTTGTGAACacccctcccttcctttcttgcAGCAATTGGACCTTCACTCCTGCCCCAAAACCATTGTCTTCATCATCCACTCCTTCCTCTCAGCCAAGGTGACCcggctggggctgctggcatGACGAGGGAGCGGAGCAGCCCGAGCCCCCGGCCTATCTATGCACCTCCCTCCTGGCCGAACCCAGCCCCAAGCCATCCCAAGGAGACTGGAGCCCCTGTGGGATCACACCACCCCCACCAAGGAAAAGCACCATCCGCTGGGAAACCCCCTCCTAGGGCGTCTGGGTGAAATCCCCCTTGGATGGCAGCACTGGGACTTCTCCggtccctccttcccctccttcctaaGCAGCTGCAGAAGCCCAGTGAGAGCCCACGAGTGGCAGCAGGGCCGTCACCCCAGTGCCTTGAGAGATGATATTTTGTGTACAAAGAACCCGTTTGTATccatgttttatatttatatccCCCACTTAAAAACGCTGACACGGCAGCTCTTCCCTCACCTGGCTTGGATTCCCCCGGAGAGTCCCCAGGTCCCGCAGCACAAGGACACGTGTCTGTTTTCCAGACAGGCAGCCCGAGGACTGGAGGCCAAAGCCAGCCCCAAAGTGCTTAAGAGATGGGAACTGCAGATCAGCTGTGCTTGCCAAATTTCCCCATGTTGTACGAAATGATAGGAACCACTTTTGTGTGTCGGGGTTGGACAGCGCGTTCGGTTTTGCTCACTCCGGAGTCACTTTATTTCTCGGTTTGGGGGGAGGGTTTGtcagctggctgctgcagaaTAACTTCTTCTATGAACCAAAAGATTCTGcatgaaaatgcctttttttttttttttggttgaataAATCTTGCAGATCACGACCAACAGGAGCCAAGATCAATCTCCTGATTTCACTTGGAGAAGTAGAAAGTCAGTTTGTGGACGATGCCTGGTCTTGGGGTGTTTTCCaccagggaaaggaaggagttTGTATGGAGGCTGTGGGGCTTTGCTGTgagctggtggtgctggtcTGGAAGTGCTGAGGACACTATGGGAGGATTCAGGTGGGAAcaaacaggttgctcagagctccatctaacctgaccttgaacacttccagggatgggacgTCTACAACtactctgggcaacctgtgccaaggcctcaccacccccacagggaaGAAGAAGCACAAGAACATCTTATTTGTTGTAAAAAAATAGTTCTTATGGGGTGCATCAGGACTTGGGTGCTCAGCTCTCTGTGGGACAGGGtgatggagaggaaggagatgtccctgcacagccccatgCAGGGCAGCAGGAATCTTTTGTGATGAACAAGCCCGTACATTTTATTGCCCAGAACTGTCAGATTTCCAGGCGACCTCACAAAATGGatttgcaggaggaaaaaaaaaagatctccCCTCACGTTTCTAACTGTTAAATCAATACAAGTAATTTAGAAACAGATGGTGTATTTTCTATGATCAAAAGCATGTCTGCACAAGGAAACACATTATTACTGCAATTTGCCTTCCTCTTTTTGCCCTAGAGCCATTACTCTTTGGGGTTCATTGCAATAAAAGAGGGAATCACTCCCAGTCCAGAGCAGATTTCCTATTAATCTTACAGACCACAAGCTGCCTTGACTTTCCCAGTGCAGCTCAGGCTCTGTCCCACTCCATGCCTGGACTGTGAAGGAAATAGCTCAGTTAGGAGATGGATatttttcttggatttcttTGCATTTGATATTGGTGATGGTGTGAGGACTTTTTCCCCTCCTATATTTTTGGTGGTTTCTGAGCCTCTTCATCCttctggcaccatcctctgcTTAATGGGACCCTttccccagggatgctcctgcaAATGGACCTGTGAATAACACAACTGGCACCTGGAGGAGTGAGTGCTCCTGCTTGGGCCCACCACAGTATTCCCCAGAGAGGAGGAACAGCTTCTCAGGGTTTTGTTCTGCCAGGCACTTTTATGGCAGAAGGACTaatattttttgaaagcagCTTTCAAATAAACCTAATGGACTCTGCTTATAGAACTGGGATGATGAGAACGGGCTCAGGAAAAAGCAATTTCCTCAACTCGGTCTGAGGCGACTGGAGTTTTATTTGGCCACCATGACTGGAACAACTCAGGGAAGGGGGAATTTAAAGGTGCCGCAAGTGTTGGAAAATGGATGGCaaatgggaaaggaggagggaaaaagtcCTATTCTGCTCTCTACATGGAGCTCTTGGGATGCTGGTTGCCAGAGGGAGGCCAAAATGGGGATGTGAATGGATGCAGAGAAACTTTGGCACCCAAAGCACTTCGGTGCCACCCATGGAGAGAAGTGGGTGATGGCAGTGGGAGGTGGCTGCAGCCTGGCTCTGGTGCAGTCCCTTCCCCTTTGGGAGCGAATCCAGCCAGGCCATGGCGAGGTGAGCTCTCCGTTTCCTCCGGGAGGAAACCCAGCACTGCCGTCATCCTCAGCAGCAACGTCACGAGCAGGAATTTTCCCCAGAAATGGCTTTTCCAGGTTGTAAGACCTGAAAAAAACAGCCCTGGTGAAGGAGCcggagagggaagagagagatgcAGCGGGAAGAGTGATTAGATTGTCCCCAGGTGTTTGCTCAGCCACGGCAGAACACAGTTTCCCTCCCGATACCGCTTGTACTTTCCATTAGTCAGCCCTGACCTTTTAGTGCCGTAATCAAACAAGACAACCCAACACTTAAATCTGAGCGTTTAGTGCTGACATTTACAATTGGTTCTCGAGTTGGAGAGACCAAATGAGAATTTCCTCGCAGACAGAATGCTGCAGGGCCGGGGAATCAAACCATTCCATCGCTGGATCGCAGGCACGCCGGCCCCCTTGGCCGCCCCGTGCAGTGGGTGGTATTTGGACTAGAGCCTTTCAGTACAAAGTCAATATTCACCTGGAGTTTGTGCATCCCAGGGAATCACCTGACTGGGGCACGAGGAAGCTGTATTTGGCTTTTAATGGGTGTAAACAGGAGTGATCTTACACAGGCAGGAGCCCTGTGGGAGCGGGGAAGCTGCGTTAAAAGTTAAGGATCTAAGGCAGTAATGAGGATGTTTTCTCTCATTCAGCCTCAGCTGGAATCCTTGCCTGAAAAGCGAGCACTTGGTTCATCCCTTGGTGCATCCTGTGGCATATTCCTTGGCACATCCCTCTGTGTATCCCTGGACACATCCTGTGACACATTCCTTCATGCATCCCTTGGGGCATCCCTCGGTGCATCCCTCTGCCATTCCTCAGTGCTGGCCTTGGTTCACCTCTCAGTGCATCCCTCAGTGCATCCCTTGGTTCACTTCTCAGTGCATCCCTTGGCACATCCCTTGGCACATCCCTTGGTGCCTCCATAGCCCCACACGTGCCCTGCAGTGGCAGCTTGGCTGTGCCACCCCTGTGCAAATCCCTGTACAAGGatgggcttttccaaccttgtcTCCGAGGGATCCAAGCCCTGAGTATTTACTGGTGTTTGCCTGGTGAGGATATAGGGctggtgggatactgggagCCAGAACACCCATGGCAGCCCCCAGGTCCTGCACCCATCCCACTGTGGCTCCCCCAGCTTGTCCTCacacagcagtgtctgtgtCTTCTCCTCCCGTGTGATAAATTCCCACTGGAGCCACTTGACTAAGTTAAATCCACTAAGAAAAAGTCTGGACAAGGTTTCCCACGTTGCTGTTCACCATGTGCagtgctcctcctgcctcctccaaaGAGCAGCCAAAGCAGATGGGCTGCAAACCAGGACAGCACAGCTTCCCATTCCCAGCAACAGCCTTGTCCCATAAATAGGCTTAAACAGTCCAAAATACTCTGAATCAggactcttttcttcctttgctaaTACGAGGtttgaataaattaatatattatttaaattacagaaaacagagcttCAGCTGTCCAGGACACTTGTTGTTGCTGtattttcccagcactgctccatgTGCTGCTTTCCTGAAGCACCTCCTGTGTGGGGACATCCCATTGTGATTTGACATGAGAACTGGGATCAGCATTTGTGTCTGCAGCTACAGATTCCTGgtgctgtcctgtgcagggccaggatctggactcagtgatctttgtgggttccttccaactcaggatattctatgattctgtgaaaaagcaatatatacatatatttatatatatttaaatgcttatttctcacttttatcAAACTGCACCTAAAAATTGCACTTTAAATATGGTTAGCTCTCACGTGTGGGGTGGTGCTTGGGGCATCCAAAcaccccatcctgctccatgggtgctgctggaggccAGGGATGGGAGGCAAGGATATGCCTCCAGCCTGCAGGGTCCTCATTGCTGCATCCTGATAGTTAATAATttcctctgtgcctgctgggctgctgctttctcccaTGCTCCTCCTCCTTTCAGTCCTTATGGAAAATACTTGTTCCTCCTTCCCTGGTCCCCCGTGCTGGGTGCTGTGCCAGGTGCTGAGTCCCCTTCCAGCCCCCTCCTGTGCCATCTCCATGGGAACAGAGTGTGGAATGACACAGATGGTGGGAGAAATGAGCTGTGGGTCACCACCCCCTTCTCCCCTTGGTCAGAGGTAAATCAGACTGGGGGGGATGTTTGAACGTGTGATGTTCTCAGGGAGAATCTCTCCCCAAACCCCTCGGGGCAGCTGCTGGTGGAAGTTTTCAGCCACATCCTTGGGTGGGAATCTGCTTGTCTGGGGAGTGGGGACGGAGTTGGTTGGTGTGGGAAGGGAAATGCTGTACCCAGGTGAGACCCGCTAGTTCATCTGGagcttttcctgcatttctgagCACCACTGGGCCATCCCTTCACCTCTCCATGCTTCTGTTTCTGGCAGCACCACAAGGTGTAGCTGGGAATATAAACACCTTTTACCTGGTTTCGCACCCCCCAGTTTCTCCATGGGGCTGGGCCctatttccctttcccagctgctctttccctgccatCACATAGTCTCCAGGAGCTTGACATCCCTTCCCAGGACGCTCCTgtgtgctccagctgcaggtgaaggggctctgagcctcctttccctccctgttgGCATCACCTGGGCATTCCTGTGCCCCAGCCACTGCACAGAGATTCTTCCAGCAGCCTCCTGAGCCCTCCAGGATGAACCACCATGAGGTACCTCCTCGTTTTCATCCTCCCCCATCTCTTTGCTGTCTCTGGGGGCTGTGGATGCTGCAGAGACCCGGGTGGTGGGCGATGCCTGAGGAGATGCCCGGTCTGGGCACAGGGGGTCCCTTGCATGGCTGCTGGTTGTGCCTCATGGAGGGTGAGGGGCTTCACTGGGGCTTGGGGACACCACCTAAACT is part of the Chiroxiphia lanceolata isolate bChiLan1 chromosome 17, bChiLan1.pri, whole genome shotgun sequence genome and encodes:
- the SNTA1 gene encoding alpha-1-syntrophin; the protein is MAAGRRAPRTGLLELRGPGGQWLRVLLTLAEDVLGVSPADGPGPGPEAPAAAQLNGGEPGSAAPEALANIRRTVRVVKQDVGGLGISIKGGRENKMPILISKIFKGLAADQTEALYVGDAILSVNGTDLSEATHDEAVQALKKTGKEVVLEVKYMKEISPYFKNNPAGATVSWDPSPGAPQKRSSPVLPPRELREGRTVPLKMCYVSRKCLPTDPEHRYLEVCSADGRVALFLRAKDEATAQSWLAAIQANAGALLPRVKEELRAQLAGAGTAAGREVKHVGWLTEQLPSAGTRNLLAVLTEKELLLYGSLPQSRDALGKPTHSYPLIATRLVHSGPAKGSALYEAERSFALRAGSRLGVQTHLFSLESPRELALWTRLLVDGTHGAAELAQEVSAACTWKGQECTLTVHIDKGFTISTTEPGLSRTILLQQPFEKLQMSSDDGTKMLYLDFGGPEGEIQLDLHSCPKTIVFIIHSFLSAKVTRLGLLA